The following proteins are co-located in the Xiphophorus maculatus strain JP 163 A chromosome 8, X_maculatus-5.0-male, whole genome shotgun sequence genome:
- the LOC102227885 gene encoding sodium/glucose cotransporter 1-like — protein sequence MSWDYFGFSRIIRNTENQSPASALNNAADISVIVAYFVVVLAVGVWAMVRTNRSTVGGFFLAGRSMVWWPIGASLFASNIGSVHFVGIAGTAAAAGIAICGFEWNALVLMVILGWLFVPIYIKAGVVTMPEYLKKRFGGQRIRIYLSVLSLLLYAFTKISADMFSGAIFIQLALGLNIYVAVIALLAITALYTVTGGLAAVMYTDTLQTIIMLIGSFILMGFAFNKVGGYENMMDRYMTSVPLITGNISAECYQPREDAFHLFRDPINGDLPWPALIFGLTVQTIWYWCTDQVIVQRCLSAKNLSHVKAGCILCGYLKLLPMFLMVFPGMISRILYPDVVACVDPEECQKYCGSNVACTNIAYPKLVIDLMPNGLRGLMLAVMLASLMSSLTSIFNSASTLFTMDIYTKVRSRAKERELMIAGRVFIVFLIGVSIAWIPVVQSAQSGQLFDYIQSIISYLAPPISAVFLLAIFCKRVNEAGAFYGLIVGLIVGLTRMITEFAYGTGNCVSPSDCPAIICGVHYLYFGLILFTITCIVIVGVSLITKPIDDKHLHRLCWSLRDSTEERVDLEQDDWVNDEEDEKKMEEPEEEPGFCKKAVMCFCGLEKTKAPKMTEEEKAEMKRKLTDTTEEPLWRNVVNANAIILLAVAVFFHGYFG from the exons ATGTCTtgggattattttggattttCCCGCATCATAAGAAACACGGAAAATCAATCACCTGCATCGGCTCTCAATAATGCAGCAGACATCTCCGTTATTGTTGCTTACTTTGTGGTTGTCCTGGCTGTGGGAGTATGG GCTATGGTCCGCACCAATCGATCCACTGTGGGTGGCTTCTTCCTTGCAGGGAGGAGTATGGTGTGGTGGCCG ATCGGGGCCTCACTCTTTGCTAGCAACATTGGCAGCGTCCACTTTGTAGGGATTGCTGGTACTGCTGCTGCCGCTGGCATTGCCATTTGTGGATTTGAATGGAAC GCTCTTGTTCTTATGGTCATTCTAGGATGGCTGTTTGTACCAATCTACATCAAAGCAGGG GTGGTCACCATGCCCGAGTATCTGAAGAAGAGGTTCGGAGGACAGCGTATTCGTATTTATCTCTCCGTGCTCTCCCTCTTGCTGTACGCTTTCACTAAGATCTCT GCCGACATGTTCTCTGGTGCCATTTTCATCCAGCTGGCTCTTGGACTGAACATCTACGTTGCTGTTATTGCTCTACTGGCAATTACTGCGCTATACACCGTCACAG GTGGACTGGCTGCAGTGATGTACACAGACACCTTACAGACCATCATCATGCTTATTGGATCCTTCATTCTCATGGGTTTTG CTTTCAACAAAGTGGGAGGCTATGAAAATATGATGGACAGGTACATGACTTCAGTTCCCTTAATCACCGGTAACATCAGCGCAGAGTGCTACCAGCCTCGGGAAGACGCCTTCCACCTTTTCAGGGATCCAATAAATGGAGACCTGCCCTGGCCTGCCCTGATATTTGGACTCACCGTTCAGACAATCTGGTACTGGTGCACTGATCAG GTGATTGTCCAGCGTTGCCTCTCAGCCAAGAATCTCTCTCATGTTAAAGCAGGTTGCATTTTGTGTGGTTACTTGAAGCTGTTGCCCATGTTTCTCATGGTCTTTCCTGGGATGATAAGCAGGATCCTCTATCCAG ATGTGGTGGCATGTGTGGACCCAGAAGAATGTCAGAAATACTGTGGCTCTAACGTGGCATGCACAAACATTGCTTATCCCAAATTGGTCATAGATCTTATGCCAAACG GTCTGAGGGGTTTGATGCTGGCTGTGATGTTGGCCTCTCTAATGAGCTCCCTCACTTCAATATTTAACAGTGCTAGTACTCTCTTCACCATGGACATTTACACTAAGGTCCGTTCTCGTGCCAAAGAGAGGGAACTGATGATTGCTGGCAG GGTGTTTATTGTGTTCCTCATTGGTGTGAGCATAGCTTGGATCCCAGTGGTGCAGTCAGCCCAGAGTGGTCAGCTCTTTGACTACATCCAATCAATCATCAGCTATCTAGCTCCACCTATTTCTGCTGTCTTCCTTCTCGCCATCTTTTGCAAGAGGGTCAATGAAGCT GGTGCCTTTTATGGACTCATCGTTGGTCTGATTGTAGGTCTGACTAGGATGATCACTGAGTTTGCCTATGGGACAGGGAACTGTGTTAGCCCTAGTGATTGTCCTGCTATCATATGTGGAGTGCACTACCTGTACTTTGGGCTCATCCTGTTTACTATCACCTGCATCGTTATAGTTGGAGTTTCTCTCATAACCAAACCCATCGACGATAAGCAT ttgcATAGACTGTGTTGGAGTCTGAGGGACAGCACTGAGGAGAGAGTCGACCTCGAACAGGATGACTGGGTTAACGATGAGgaggatgaaaagaaaatggaag AACCTGAGGAGGAACCAGGATTCTGCAAGAAAGCAGTAATGTGCTTCTGTGGATTGGAGAAGACAAAAGCACCAAAAATGACTGAAGAGGAGAAGGCAGAGATGAAGAGAAAGCTCACAGATACAACAGAAGAACCTCTCTGGAGGAACGTTGTTAATGCAAACGCCATCATTCTTCTGGCTGTGGCTGTGTTCTTTCATGGATACTTTGGTTAG